In a genomic window of Deinococcus seoulensis:
- the tgt gene encoding tRNA guanosine(34) transglycosylase Tgt — MFEFDVQYRDGRARVAQLHTPRGTVTTPMFMPVGTQGTVKGVSPQELLEIGSQMILGNTYHLMLRPGEALVEAHGGLPGFTAYPGPFLTDSGGFQVMSLGHMRKITEEGVTFKSHLDGSLVKLTPERSIEVQQALGADIIMAFDECPPYPAEREYIQRSLERTERWLGRSLSAKTNDHQALFAIVQGGVHEDLRRQSLALTLPYDTPGFAIGGLAVGEPKDQMYPAVAFTAAHLPEHKPRYLMGVGHPEDLVAGIALGVDMFDCVYPTRTGRFGYALTDDGRLNMNSSAPRRELVPMDADCDCYACRNYTRAYLAHLVKAEEMLAPRMLSLHNLRYLHRLVERARAAIERGEYHVWASEWAERYFKGQIPAWFQQAIDTGRSATPDPAI, encoded by the coding sequence ATGTTCGAGTTCGACGTTCAATACCGTGACGGGCGCGCGCGCGTGGCCCAACTGCACACGCCGCGCGGCACGGTTACCACACCCATGTTCATGCCGGTCGGCACGCAGGGCACCGTGAAAGGCGTCAGTCCGCAGGAACTGCTGGAGATCGGGTCGCAGATGATCCTGGGCAACACCTATCACCTGATGCTGCGGCCCGGTGAGGCCCTCGTGGAGGCGCACGGGGGCCTGCCGGGCTTCACGGCCTACCCTGGCCCCTTCCTGACCGACTCAGGCGGTTTCCAGGTGATGAGCCTGGGGCACATGCGCAAGATCACCGAGGAGGGTGTGACCTTCAAGAGTCACCTGGACGGCAGTCTGGTCAAGTTGACACCTGAACGCAGCATCGAGGTGCAGCAGGCACTGGGGGCGGACATCATCATGGCGTTCGACGAGTGCCCCCCCTACCCGGCCGAGCGGGAGTACATCCAGCGGAGCCTGGAACGCACGGAACGCTGGCTGGGCCGCAGCCTGAGCGCCAAAACGAACGATCATCAGGCGCTGTTCGCGATCGTGCAGGGAGGCGTCCATGAAGACCTGCGCCGCCAGAGCCTGGCGTTAACACTGCCGTACGACACGCCGGGCTTTGCCATCGGGGGACTGGCCGTCGGCGAACCGAAGGACCAGATGTACCCGGCGGTGGCCTTCACGGCCGCCCACCTGCCCGAGCACAAGCCGCGCTACCTGATGGGTGTGGGCCACCCGGAGGACCTGGTGGCGGGAATCGCGCTGGGTGTGGACATGTTCGACTGCGTGTACCCCACCCGCACGGGCCGCTTCGGGTACGCCCTGACTGACGATGGGCGACTGAACATGAATTCCAGTGCGCCCCGCCGCGAGCTGGTCCCCATGGACGCCGACTGCGACTGTTACGCCTGCCGCAACTACACACGCGCCTATCTCGCGCATCTGGTGAAGGCAGAGGAGATGCTGGCGCCCCGCATGCTGTCGCTGCATAACCTGCGGTACCTGCACCGACTGGTCGAGCGCGCCCGCGCCGCCATTGAAAGAGGTGAGTACCACGTGTGGGCCTCGGAATGGGCGGAACGTTACTTCAAAGGCCAGATTCCGGCCTGGTTCCAGCAGGCCATTGATACCGGAAGAAGCGCCACGCCCGACCCCGCCATCTGA
- a CDS encoding S-layer homology domain-containing protein encodes MKKSLLVLTAALSFGVAAAQTAAPASAPQVPALTDVPAGHWAKDAIDKLVSTGIILGYPDGTFRGTQNLTRYEAAVIIARLLDQVKTGDVVVGEIDPETLTALQNAIQELAADLAALGVRVSDLEENAVSRDDFARLEDRVEQLALANGDPEALAGLTSQIDELTARADDYDTLRADVDDNASSIAALNDLTVLLNQDILNLQDRVSAVEAAQADLVARADYDNLAGRVGVVETKVTSLDNRVAQLEKYAFNITPTLSATYFVGRATRDMDVDRLLPGTIFSTGDDGDADTSDTAVDYTDFSGDAIEIVDATADNYYGFSSAGNLPNKAVTAEGSTSISFGITFGTSGKLDTVTSQANGSYVKSAGNLNVNKVDVTFGVRAGLPSGAMMPIVDADGEPTGDYLGGSTTYDGNTYKPLYFYFKSATANFTVGNAPVTVTFGKNLKFKFADYIGDNDAVGRGDGFNVEIDGSTLPLIGAFKPMINTVYGSKGGANGDNLYYRGVRATITPIGTLKAGVHVLQEAADAFGGNQATQDVTAYGADLRGQVAGWQLESEYATSTIDPLNGDTKTQSAFYAKTSGSLGPVKVYTLNYRSVSAGYNAEAGIMEAAPKATNSTAPYGAGRTGFGVKAKASLGPVSVGGYVDNSVAYGNSPLNTNNDETAVVDRGVAGKVSLFNFVTVRGGYYEMLTGKTSPLAADFGGQDSARYAVRGDVTPGLGFSVGGFYRNVSNGAGVRQNSDGGLFAKSTSAGTNEFGLNTTELDSNTCGSTCYSEYGAEIKHDGKAADALVKDLDLTFGYAARYRGTTLGYSNNVLYATAKYNTKLGIANINVDGGVTNSTYAAADTAQNTTTLNGTLDVKTDTLNTVFKPSLEGYVKAYSKTFGTANASGATQWTANDVTYRVGVKLNEFLLPNTKLAVYYAGYQGKNRIYVPYAAATAAEGEDTAGDYDNQNHGRTVSQSLVYVEGNYYDLSFGYGYGTLSLDGAPKPQNGSVFKINYKVNF; translated from the coding sequence ATGAAGAAAAGCCTGCTCGTTCTCACCGCTGCGCTGTCCTTTGGCGTTGCAGCCGCACAGACCGCGGCTCCTGCCAGCGCGCCCCAGGTGCCCGCACTGACCGACGTTCCCGCCGGTCACTGGGCCAAGGACGCCATCGACAAGCTGGTCAGCACCGGCATCATCCTGGGTTACCCCGACGGCACCTTCCGCGGCACCCAGAACCTGACCCGCTACGAAGCGGCCGTCATCATCGCCCGCCTGCTCGACCAGGTGAAGACCGGCGACGTCGTGGTCGGTGAAATCGACCCCGAAACCCTGACCGCGCTGCAGAACGCGATTCAGGAACTCGCCGCCGACCTCGCCGCCCTGGGCGTGCGCGTCAGCGACCTCGAAGAGAACGCTGTCAGCCGCGACGACTTCGCCCGCCTCGAAGACCGCGTCGAGCAGCTCGCGCTGGCCAACGGCGACCCCGAAGCCCTCGCCGGCCTGACCAGCCAGATCGACGAACTGACCGCCCGCGCCGACGACTACGACACCCTGCGTGCCGACGTCGACGACAACGCCAGCTCCATCGCCGCCCTGAACGACCTGACCGTCCTCCTGAACCAGGACATCCTGAACCTCCAGGACCGCGTCAGCGCCGTCGAAGCCGCCCAGGCCGACCTTGTCGCCCGCGCCGACTACGACAACCTCGCCGGCCGCGTCGGCGTCGTCGAGACGAAAGTCACCAGCCTCGACAACCGCGTCGCGCAGCTCGAGAAGTACGCCTTCAACATCACCCCCACCCTGTCCGCCACGTACTTCGTGGGCCGCGCGACCCGCGACATGGACGTCGACCGTCTGCTGCCCGGCACCATCTTCAGCACCGGTGACGACGGCGACGCCGACACGAGCGACACCGCTGTCGACTACACCGACTTCTCCGGCGACGCGATCGAGATCGTCGACGCCACGGCAGACAACTACTACGGCTTCTCCAGCGCCGGCAACCTGCCCAACAAGGCCGTGACTGCGGAAGGCAGCACCAGCATCAGCTTCGGCATTACCTTCGGCACCAGTGGCAAGCTGGATACCGTGACCAGCCAGGCCAACGGTTCTTACGTCAAGAGCGCCGGTAACCTGAACGTCAACAAGGTCGACGTGACCTTCGGCGTTCGTGCCGGTCTGCCCAGTGGCGCCATGATGCCTATCGTCGATGCTGACGGTGAACCCACCGGCGATTACCTGGGTGGATCCACCACCTACGACGGCAACACCTACAAGCCCCTGTACTTCTACTTCAAGAGCGCGACCGCCAACTTCACCGTCGGCAACGCGCCCGTCACGGTCACCTTCGGCAAGAACCTGAAGTTCAAGTTCGCTGACTACATCGGTGACAACGACGCCGTGGGCCGCGGCGACGGCTTCAACGTCGAGATCGACGGCAGCACCCTGCCCCTGATCGGTGCGTTCAAGCCCATGATCAACACTGTGTACGGCAGCAAGGGCGGCGCCAACGGCGACAACCTGTACTACCGTGGTGTGCGCGCCACCATCACCCCCATCGGCACCCTGAAAGCCGGTGTCCACGTTCTGCAGGAAGCCGCTGACGCGTTCGGCGGGAACCAGGCTACCCAGGATGTCACCGCCTACGGCGCCGACCTGCGCGGTCAGGTCGCTGGCTGGCAGCTGGAAAGCGAGTACGCGACCAGCACCATCGATCCGCTGAACGGTGACACGAAAACCCAGAGCGCCTTCTACGCCAAGACCAGCGGCAGCCTCGGCCCCGTCAAGGTCTACACCCTGAACTACCGCAGCGTCAGCGCTGGCTATAACGCCGAAGCCGGCATCATGGAGGCCGCTCCCAAGGCCACCAACAGCACCGCTCCGTACGGCGCTGGCCGCACCGGCTTCGGCGTGAAGGCCAAGGCCAGCCTGGGCCCCGTGTCCGTCGGCGGGTACGTGGACAACAGCGTCGCCTACGGCAACAGCCCCCTGAACACGAACAATGACGAAACGGCCGTCGTGGACCGTGGCGTGGCCGGCAAGGTCAGCCTGTTCAACTTCGTCACCGTGCGCGGCGGCTACTACGAGATGCTGACCGGTAAAACTTCCCCCCTCGCCGCTGACTTCGGTGGCCAGGACAGCGCCCGTTACGCCGTGCGTGGAGACGTCACCCCCGGCCTGGGCTTCAGCGTCGGTGGCTTCTACCGCAACGTGTCCAACGGTGCCGGTGTCCGTCAGAACAGCGACGGCGGCCTGTTCGCCAAGAGCACCTCGGCCGGCACCAACGAGTTCGGTCTGAACACCACCGAACTGGATTCCAACACCTGCGGCAGCACCTGCTACAGCGAATACGGCGCCGAGATCAAGCACGACGGCAAGGCCGCCGACGCCCTGGTCAAGGACCTCGACCTGACCTTCGGCTACGCTGCCCGCTACCGTGGCACGACCCTCGGCTACAGCAACAACGTGCTGTACGCCACCGCCAAGTACAACACCAAGCTGGGTATCGCCAACATCAACGTCGACGGCGGCGTGACCAACAGCACCTACGCTGCAGCCGACACCGCTCAGAACACCACCACCCTGAACGGCACGCTGGATGTCAAGACCGACACCCTGAACACCGTCTTCAAGCCCAGCCTCGAAGGCTACGTCAAGGCCTACAGCAAGACCTTCGGCACGGCGAACGCCAGTGGCGCCACCCAGTGGACCGCCAACGACGTGACCTACCGCGTCGGCGTGAAGCTCAACGAGTTCCTGCTCCCCAACACCAAACTGGCCGTGTACTACGCCGGTTACCAGGGCAAGAACCGCATCTACGTTCCTTACGCCGCAGCCACCGCTGCCGAGGGTGAGGACACGGCCGGCGACTACGACAACCAGAACCACGGCCGCACCGTCAGCCAGAGCCTGGTGTACGTGGAAGGTAACTACTACGACCTGAGCTTCGGCTACGGCTACGGTACCCTCAGCCTGGACGGCGCTCCCAAGCCCCAGAACGGCTCCGTCTTCAAGATCAACTACAAGGTCAACTTCTAA
- a CDS encoding manganese-dependent inorganic pyrophosphatase: MLAVFGHLNPDTDAITAALVYARLLARQGVDAQAFRLGELNFETAFVLREAGVDAPALLPALEAGAAVALVDHNESAQSAPNLAELNVTRVVDHHKLGDLSTAQPPYLRFEPVGCTGTILLKLHREAGLSVEPLDARLMLSAVLSDTLHFRSPTTTQEDRDAVAFLAPVAGIEDVEAYALAMFAAKSDLGDTPAEALLRMDYKVFPFGDVAAPQQWGIGVIETTNPAYVFGRQAELLAAMADVKAADGLAGVLLSVVDILNETNRTLVLGDAEAQVLSGAFGVSVDGPVADLGARISRKKQIVPTLEAYFAPQG; the protein is encoded by the coding sequence ATGCTTGCTGTTTTTGGTCACCTGAACCCGGATACCGATGCCATCACGGCCGCGCTGGTGTACGCGCGCCTGCTTGCCCGTCAGGGAGTGGACGCGCAGGCGTTCCGTCTGGGCGAACTGAATTTCGAGACGGCGTTCGTGCTGCGTGAAGCGGGCGTGGACGCCCCTGCGCTATTGCCGGCGCTGGAGGCGGGCGCGGCGGTGGCGCTGGTGGATCACAACGAGAGTGCGCAGTCCGCGCCGAACCTCGCGGAGTTGAACGTGACGCGCGTCGTGGATCACCACAAGCTGGGTGACCTGAGCACCGCGCAGCCGCCCTACCTGCGCTTCGAGCCGGTGGGCTGCACCGGGACGATCCTGCTGAAACTGCACCGTGAGGCGGGCCTGAGCGTGGAGCCGCTGGACGCCCGGTTGATGCTGAGCGCGGTTCTGAGCGACACGCTGCACTTCCGCAGCCCGACGACCACCCAGGAGGACCGTGACGCGGTGGCGTTCCTGGCGCCAGTGGCGGGCATCGAGGACGTGGAGGCCTACGCCCTGGCCATGTTCGCCGCCAAGAGCGACCTGGGTGACACGCCGGCCGAGGCGCTGCTGCGCATGGATTACAAGGTGTTCCCGTTCGGTGATGTGGCCGCGCCGCAGCAGTGGGGGATCGGTGTGATCGAGACGACGAACCCGGCGTACGTGTTCGGTCGTCAGGCCGAGCTGCTGGCCGCCATGGCGGACGTGAAGGCCGCCGACGGACTGGCGGGCGTGCTGCTGAGCGTTGTGGATATCCTGAACGAGACGAACCGCACGCTGGTGCTGGGTGACGCGGAAGCGCAGGTGCTGAGTGGCGCGTTCGGCGTGAGTGTGGACGGGCCGGTCGCGGACCTGGGCGCGCGGATCAGCCGCAAGAAGCAGATCGTGCCGACACTCGAAGCGTACTTCGCGCCCCAGGGCTAA
- a CDS encoding bifunctional folylpolyglutamate synthase/dihydrofolate synthase has protein sequence MSAGRDGSADVRVQAWQAELEWLFARQRFGVHPGLGRVRALLARLGDPQRAFRTVLVGGTNGKGSTAATLAAMLRAGGVRAGLFTSPHLTRFTERFVVGGQELPEGVVAAALARVRPEAEVVGASFFEIVTALGALLFAEAGVQVAVMEVGLGGRLDSTNALDPELSVVTNVALDHTEFLGDTLEAIAGEKAGILRAGRPAVVGVAPQVQAIFAARGADLWALDDHLTGTELRGWQGAQVTLRGPAGPLTLHTPLLGLHGARNATLAALAALRLGLPAEAVTRGAAAAQWPGRLEAIPWQGGRVLLDGAHNPDGALALAAALRELGVGPLPLVFGAAGDKDISGVAAALRSCASEVILTRAALSPRAADPQALAPLFAGLPVTVTDSPAAALDALAARQAPLALVCGSLYLLGEVRPLLLGETAEARERWQ, from the coding sequence ATGAGTGCAGGACGTGACGGCAGTGCAGACGTGAGGGTTCAGGCGTGGCAGGCGGAACTGGAGTGGCTGTTCGCCCGGCAGCGGTTCGGGGTGCATCCGGGCCTGGGGCGGGTGCGGGCGCTGCTGGCGCGGCTGGGTGACCCGCAGCGGGCGTTCCGGACGGTGCTGGTGGGCGGCACGAACGGCAAGGGGTCCACGGCCGCCACGCTGGCCGCCATGCTGCGCGCGGGGGGGGTGCGGGCGGGCCTGTTCACCAGTCCGCACCTGACGCGGTTCACGGAACGGTTCGTGGTAGGCGGGCAGGAACTGCCGGAAGGGGTGGTCGCGGCGGCGCTGGCCCGCGTGCGCCCGGAGGCCGAGGTGGTCGGGGCGTCGTTCTTCGAGATCGTGACGGCGCTGGGTGCCCTGCTGTTTGCAGAGGCGGGCGTGCAGGTGGCCGTGATGGAGGTGGGGCTGGGCGGCCGCCTGGATTCCACGAACGCGCTGGACCCGGAGCTGAGTGTCGTGACGAACGTGGCGCTGGACCACACGGAGTTCCTGGGGGACACGCTGGAGGCCATTGCAGGGGAGAAGGCCGGGATTCTGCGGGCGGGCCGTCCGGCGGTGGTGGGTGTCGCGCCGCAGGTGCAGGCCATCTTTGCGGCGCGGGGCGCGGACCTGTGGGCGCTGGACGATCACCTGACCGGCACGGAGCTGCGCGGCTGGCAGGGGGCGCAGGTGACGTTGCGCGGCCCCGCTGGCCCCCTGACCCTGCACACACCGCTGCTGGGGCTGCATGGGGCCCGTAACGCGACCCTGGCGGCCCTGGCGGCCCTGCGGCTGGGCCTGCCCGCAGAGGCCGTGACGCGCGGGGCGGCCGCCGCGCAGTGGCCGGGGCGGCTGGAGGCCATTCCCTGGCAGGGTGGGCGGGTGCTGCTGGACGGCGCGCACAACCCGGACGGCGCACTGGCACTGGCCGCCGCACTGAGAGAGCTGGGTGTCGGGCCGCTGCCGCTGGTGTTCGGCGCGGCGGGCGACAAGGACATCAGCGGGGTGGCGGCGGCACTGCGCTCCTGCGCGTCCGAGGTGATCCTGACCCGCGCGGCCCTGAGCCCACGGGCGGCCGATCCGCAGGCACTGGCGCCCCTGTTCGCGGGGCTGCCGGTCACGGTGACGGACTCCCCGGCGGCGGCCCTGGACGCACTGGCGGCCCGGCAGGCGCCGCTGGCGCTGGTGTGCGGCAGCCTCTACCTGCTGGGCGAGGTGCGGCCCCTGCTGCTGGGTGAGACCGCCGAGGCCCGCGAGCGCTGGCAGTAG
- a CDS encoding carboxypeptidase M32, with protein MTTPDQTATDAPLTPPVHPTMQALRRRLGQVSDLNAAASLLSWEQETFMPEEAAPVRGQQLATLAGLSHELFTAPDTGDLLTAAQAQDDTDRAVVRVARRDHARATRLPTAFVEEQTRAQNEAHHAWIEARRHSDFGTFAPHLERMMDLARRQADLVGFDEHPYDALIDDYEPGMRASQVRAVFADLRDRTLPLLERIRAAGDAADYSVLTRPFPPQAQKDFAWRVAGEAFGLQGSFARQDESAHPFQSNFSRSDIRITTRVEPYWPACLFGTWHETGHAMYERGVSERWARTPVSAGASLGVHESQSRMFENLLARSLPFWERYFPQLQQAAPAVTEGLDAGALYRAVNRVNPSLIRVEADEVTYNFHVMLRFELELALLEGSLAVRDLPDAWNEKMQAYLGLTPPDDARGVLQDIHWSAGLIGYFPTYTLGNLLSVQLLEAAQRDPAVAQGVAAAEYGPLRAWLVEHVHQHGRSLTPAELTVQATGQALSADPYVAYLHRKYGEIYSLD; from the coding sequence ATGACCACGCCTGACCAGACGGCCACCGATGCGCCCCTCACTCCGCCGGTCCACCCGACCATGCAGGCGCTCCGGCGCCGCCTGGGTCAGGTCAGCGACCTGAACGCCGCCGCCAGCCTGCTCTCCTGGGAGCAGGAGACCTTCATGCCCGAGGAGGCCGCCCCGGTACGCGGGCAGCAACTGGCGACCCTGGCGGGCCTGTCGCACGAACTGTTCACCGCACCAGATACGGGCGACCTGCTGACGGCCGCGCAGGCACAGGACGACACGGACCGCGCCGTGGTGCGCGTGGCCCGCCGCGATCACGCCAGGGCCACCCGCCTGCCCACCGCGTTCGTCGAGGAGCAGACCCGCGCGCAGAACGAGGCGCACCACGCCTGGATCGAGGCCCGCCGCCACAGTGATTTCGGGACGTTCGCGCCGCACCTGGAACGCATGATGGACCTCGCGCGCCGCCAGGCGGACCTGGTGGGGTTCGACGAGCATCCCTACGACGCCCTGATCGACGATTACGAGCCGGGCATGCGCGCCTCGCAGGTGCGGGCGGTGTTCGCGGACCTGCGCGACCGCACGCTGCCGCTGCTGGAGCGAATCCGCGCGGCCGGGGACGCCGCCGACTACAGTGTCCTGACCCGCCCGTTCCCCCCGCAGGCTCAGAAGGACTTCGCGTGGCGCGTGGCAGGCGAGGCGTTCGGCCTGCAGGGCAGTTTCGCGCGGCAGGACGAGAGCGCACACCCGTTCCAGTCGAACTTCAGCCGCAGCGACATCCGCATCACGACCCGCGTGGAGCCGTACTGGCCTGCCTGCCTGTTCGGTACCTGGCACGAGACCGGGCACGCCATGTACGAGCGGGGCGTGAGTGAACGCTGGGCGCGCACGCCGGTGTCGGCCGGGGCGAGCCTGGGCGTGCACGAGAGCCAGTCGCGGATGTTCGAGAACCTGCTGGCCCGCAGCCTCCCGTTCTGGGAGCGGTACTTCCCGCAGTTGCAGCAGGCCGCGCCCGCCGTGACCGAAGGTCTGGACGCCGGCGCCCTGTACCGCGCCGTGAACCGCGTGAACCCCAGCCTGATCCGCGTGGAGGCCGACGAGGTCACGTACAACTTCCACGTGATGCTGCGCTTCGAGCTGGAACTGGCACTGCTGGAAGGCAGTCTGGCCGTGCGGGACCTGCCGGACGCCTGGAACGAGAAGATGCAGGCGTACCTGGGCCTGACCCCGCCGGACGACGCGCGCGGCGTGTTGCAGGACATTCACTGGTCGGCCGGGCTGATCGGGTACTTCCCGACGTACACGCTGGGGAACCTGCTGAGCGTGCAACTGCTGGAGGCCGCGCAGCGCGACCCGGCCGTGGCGCAGGGGGTGGCCGCCGCCGAGTACGGCCCGCTGCGCGCCTGGCTGGTCGAGCATGTGCACCAGCACGGGCGCAGCCTGACGCCCGCCGAACTGACCGTGCAGGCCACCGGGCAGGCCCTGAGCGCCGACCCGTACGTGGCGTACCTGCACCGCAAGTACGGCGAGATCTACAGCCTGGACTGA
- a CDS encoding helix-turn-helix domain-containing protein produces the protein MKLHERLRELRSERGLRLKDVAEIAGISVPYLSDLERGRTNPSLETLQTLAGAYAITVHDLLEGVEFYGASTEGALPKGLADLVADPTLGPQITPDWVRTLSRIELRGKRPRDKQDWYEIYLHLKRILN, from the coding sequence ATGAAACTGCACGAAAGACTCCGCGAACTGCGCAGCGAACGCGGGCTGCGGCTCAAGGACGTCGCCGAGATCGCCGGGATCAGCGTCCCGTACCTCAGCGACCTTGAACGTGGCCGCACCAACCCCAGCCTGGAAACCCTCCAGACCCTGGCCGGCGCGTACGCCATCACCGTTCACGACCTGCTCGAGGGCGTCGAATTCTACGGCGCGTCCACCGAGGGCGCCCTGCCCAAGGGCCTCGCCGACCTGGTCGCCGACCCAACCCTGGGACCGCAGATCACGCCCGACTGGGTCCGCACGCTGTCCCGCATCGAACTGCGCGGTAAACGCCCCCGCGACAAGCAGGACTGGTACGAGATCTACCTGCACCTCAAACGCATCCTGAACTGA
- a CDS encoding polymer-forming cytoskeletal protein, whose translation MGAERHNPASADAHRAWLDLLHQEADGTLDAAGQGVLARLENDPSGPPVRAWRRQLARGVTLVQSLPPPVLPVSVAALVVSEIQGSVWLAAPAPDLPASVAQAVATGVSLNRRLTPPPLPAGMSVAAAVGRDVSLRSALAPVPPLPVSVAALVAGEVSSSVRLGSVPPRPVPDGAGSMAAQLAARIAREAASGGPQSIQTGAGASAPLPFPAAHPGAQSVGSATSLGATSGATALGAVASGSAASGSAALRPEPFNPPDRPLRHNPAPLFMVVSLMVALTLMGVTSVWPNLAAGAVVAQALLAQVSPVAVAGLALLLVTSALVSWRPGPLTQRLGAGAFTLSAALTLPALYGVVSHGNVTFGQDLQVSGPVRGNVINVGGSVYLRPGAQVQGEVIALLGDVHRDAGAQVSGRVNALLGHAPDDRAALQTGAPQGLAAVTAAAFRPVLGWLGSAAWPQVFVTLTGGALLLLFVSGLAPMLARRQRHAPVRTLALGVLALAALLGPACGLTLAGLLGPALIALALTALLIALGLSVSAYDVGRALALRVRLPVPDAVGALIGLSAVAATLSAPPLAFALALVGGAWGAGTLLLTRGRPELLEVAQAA comes from the coding sequence ATGGGCGCAGAACGTCACAATCCAGCTTCGGCCGACGCGCACCGGGCGTGGCTGGACCTGCTGCACCAGGAGGCCGACGGCACCCTGGACGCGGCCGGTCAGGGCGTGCTGGCGCGCCTGGAGAACGATCCGTCCGGCCCGCCGGTCAGGGCGTGGCGGCGGCAACTGGCGCGCGGCGTGACGCTGGTGCAGTCCCTGCCGCCCCCGGTGCTGCCGGTCAGTGTGGCGGCGCTGGTGGTCAGTGAGATTCAGGGGAGCGTGTGGCTGGCCGCGCCTGCACCGGACCTGCCTGCCTCGGTGGCGCAGGCCGTGGCGACCGGCGTCAGTCTGAACCGGCGCCTGACTCCTCCCCCGCTGCCGGCAGGGATGAGCGTGGCGGCGGCCGTGGGGCGGGACGTGTCGCTTCGGTCGGCGCTGGCGCCGGTGCCGCCCCTGCCGGTCAGTGTGGCGGCGCTGGTGGCGGGCGAGGTGAGCAGTTCCGTGCGTCTCGGCAGCGTGCCTCCCCGGCCTGTCCCGGACGGCGCGGGGAGCATGGCGGCGCAGCTGGCCGCCCGGATTGCCCGTGAGGCTGCGTCCGGCGGCCCACAGAGCATCCAGACCGGGGCGGGGGCAAGTGCGCCTCTCCCCTTCCCTGCCGCCCACCCTGGCGCGCAGAGCGTCGGCAGCGCGACCTCATTGGGTGCAACCTCCGGGGCAACCGCATTGGGGGCCGTCGCGTCTGGGTCCGCCGCATCTGGGTCCGCCGCGTTGCGGCCCGAGCCGTTCAACCCGCCGGACCGGCCGCTGCGGCACAATCCGGCCCCGCTGTTCATGGTGGTGTCGCTGATGGTCGCCCTGACCCTGATGGGCGTGACCAGCGTCTGGCCGAACCTCGCGGCGGGCGCGGTGGTCGCGCAGGCACTGCTGGCGCAGGTGTCGCCGGTGGCGGTGGCGGGACTGGCGCTGCTGCTGGTCACGAGCGCGCTGGTCAGCTGGCGGCCCGGCCCGCTCACGCAGCGGCTGGGCGCCGGGGCATTCACGCTGAGTGCCGCGCTGACCCTGCCGGCCCTGTACGGGGTGGTCAGCCACGGCAATGTGACCTTCGGTCAGGACCTGCAGGTCAGTGGACCGGTACGCGGGAACGTGATCAACGTGGGTGGCAGCGTGTACCTGCGGCCCGGCGCGCAGGTGCAGGGTGAGGTGATCGCGCTGCTGGGCGACGTGCACCGTGACGCCGGCGCGCAGGTCAGTGGGCGCGTGAACGCCCTGCTGGGGCACGCGCCGGACGACCGGGCCGCACTGCAGACGGGCGCGCCGCAGGGGCTGGCCGCCGTGACGGCCGCCGCGTTCCGTCCGGTGCTGGGGTGGCTGGGCAGCGCGGCGTGGCCGCAGGTGTTCGTGACCCTGACCGGCGGGGCGCTGCTGCTGCTGTTCGTGTCGGGGTTGGCGCCGATGCTGGCGCGGCGGCAGCGGCACGCGCCGGTCCGGACGCTGGCGCTGGGCGTGCTGGCCCTCGCGGCGCTGCTGGGACCGGCCTGCGGGCTGACCCTGGCGGGCCTGCTGGGACCGGCCCTGATCGCGCTGGCACTGACGGCGCTGCTGATCGCGCTGGGCCTGAGCGTCAGCGCGTACGACGTGGGCCGCGCCCTGGCGCTGCGGGTGCGACTGCCGGTGCCGGACGCGGTGGGCGCCCTGATCGGCCTGAGCGCTGTGGCAGCCACCCTGAGTGCGCCGCCACTGGCCTTCGCCCTCGCGCTGGTGGGCGGAGCGTGGGGCGCAGGGACCCTGCTCCTGACCCGTGGACGACCGGAACTGCTGGAAGTGGCGCAGGCCGCCTGA
- the moaC gene encoding cyclic pyranopterin monophosphate synthase MoaC: protein MSAPELTHFRDGLPRMVDVTGKVATSREASAEAWVRLPPEARAALEAGTNPKGDPLIVARLAGLAGSKRTADLVTLCHPIPVTGADVQVTLEEAGVRVRATVRTTAPTGVEMEALTAVTVAALNVYDMLKAASKAIEITGVRLLSKSGGKSGDFVAPDRVS from the coding sequence GTGAGCGCGCCGGAACTGACGCATTTCCGTGACGGGTTGCCGCGCATGGTGGACGTGACCGGTAAGGTCGCCACGTCGCGCGAGGCGAGTGCCGAGGCGTGGGTGCGCCTGCCGCCGGAGGCCCGCGCGGCGCTGGAGGCTGGCACGAATCCCAAGGGTGACCCGCTGATCGTGGCGCGGCTGGCCGGACTGGCGGGCAGTAAACGCACGGCGGACCTGGTGACGCTGTGCCACCCGATTCCGGTGACGGGCGCGGACGTGCAGGTGACGCTGGAGGAGGCGGGCGTGCGGGTACGGGCGACCGTCCGGACGACCGCGCCGACCGGGGTGGAGATGGAGGCCCTGACGGCCGTGACGGTCGCGGCGCTGAACGTGTATGACATGCTCAAGGCGGCCAGCAAGGCCATCGAGATCACGGGCGTGCGCCTGCTGAGCAAGTCGGGCGGCAAGAGCGGCGATTTCGTGGCGCCGGACCGGGTGAGCTGA